The following proteins are encoded in a genomic region of Colletotrichum higginsianum IMI 349063 chromosome 9, whole genome shotgun sequence:
- a CDS encoding Clathrin light chain: MADRFPSLEDFDSGAQTDIKDSGASPSADDFLAREKALLGEDANQFATAGDSAAFNAGDDDLLGGGGSGNVISEESTFESQFPDLANQNDVRLPTISDFTPGAIPGAGITASSVNYNSGYNTYVEEEEEPAVIREWREKRDAQNEKRAQQFAAQREETIKEARENIDDFYNNYNAKKEKGISQTRKEAEQFLASREDTVSGGTSWERIAKLVDVSGKGAKGGASGSGKERFRELLVSLKKDEKAPGASGY; this comes from the exons ATGGCCGACAGATTCCCATCCTTGGAGGACTTTGATTCTGGTG CCCAAACCGACATCAAGGACTCGGGCGCCTCACCTTCTGCCGACGACTTCCTTGCTCGCGAGAAGGCCCTTCTTGGCGAAGATGCAAACCAATTCGCTACAGCTGGCGACTCTGCTGCCTTCAacgctggcgacgacgatctcCTAGGTGGCGGAGGCAGCGGCAACGTCATTAGCGAAGAGTCCACGTTCGAGTCGCAGTTCCCCGACCTCGCCAACCAGAACGATGTTCGTCTTCCCACGATCTCG GACTTCACCCCCGGTGCGATCCCAGGCGCCGGCATCACCGCATCCAGCGTCAACTACAACTCCGGCTACAACACCtacgtcgaggaagaggaggagcccGCGGTGATCCGCGAGTGGCGTGAGAAGAGGGATGCACAGAACGAGAAGCGGGCGCAGCAGTTCGCTGCCCAACGCGAGGAGACCATCAAGGAGGCCCGAGAGAACATCGACGACTTTTACAACAATTACAatgccaagaaggagaagggcatTTCCCAGACGCGCAAAGAGGCAGAGCAGTTCCTGGCTAGTCGTGAGGACACCGTCTCCGGTGGCACAAGCTGGGAAAGAATCGCGAAGCTGGTCGACGTTAGCGGAAAGGGCGCCAAGGGTGGTGCCTCTGGCTCTGGCAAGGAACGCTTCCGTGAGCTCTTGGTTAGcctgaagaaggacgagaaggcgCCAGGAGCGAGCGGTTATTAG
- a CDS encoding Pentatricopeptide repeat domain-containing protein — MYGHCLVSAKREHGRDGVLLIWEAVEKLRSLHDVTSEEAELFWSAILEAVLHDEDSLKDVVLFSEWLLRTHSAQWPSLYSKTISYCLRNGQYLRAMQWHLRLMPNFDPGPKIFGALLQEFAIVPGAEMQQTLQALYVASLHHSSYDELIPLLYRNGLSQDCNGWRDLFINHHDLPQPTAESQPYLKYLARYYPTITLELEEQMIVGLNSSTYWDVHYDSLWDAMKQYTHGDDSDSPGRRHSDTLGARWFASSWVPLDFAIHAVHALGVRQIGPLSLQSIALREPIAHRVVARIEQLRKINIDIGHSAYSQVLKRFAENEDNELLHELLHTDIHPDVFDDPPMLASIRDKALKEGAWETHRLLVAIQPAIVEESVDLTSNLLLQESVKYGQSRQALALLDDMRTMNIDVSMSTVQHICWSILDILPWNPKTTAVNQEALNTAIAYLTRLTLLKKPVHSHYWQKIIFGLGKFGRIGELEELCIGIIDTYEKLCISEGGLLPVHYLDAPPLGMDGSTNDVLVPADLPIAHEHHPVRRIFDNAALHAAIVRWGFKAGFSKPCSSWGPLPSSMAAASEYSVARGVRFLAILNGRGIPFRAAVVQDQVVRCLARAYLPQNKGASRRRVDLPPLKNMSELVNRAAGRDLLPSTAKLRDLMEDVYPGKSTASMATRSFTSSVIPHMP; from the exons ATGTATGGCCACTGT CTCGTTTCCGCGAAGAGAGAGCATGGACGGGACGGCGTGTTGCTCATCTGGGAGGCTGTGGAGAAGCTCAGGTCACTCCACGATGTGACGAGCGAAGAAGCCGAGTTGTTTTGGAGTGCCATCCTAGAAGCTGTTCTCCACGACGAGGACAGTTTGAAGGATGTTGTGCTGTTTTCAGAATGGCTACTTCGTACTCACTCTGCGCAGTGGCCTTCACTCTACTCGAAGACGATATCTTACTGTCTGCGCAATGGCCAGTACCTCAGAGCAAtgcagtggcatctgcgGTTAATGCCGAACTTTGACCCTGGGCCAAAAATATTCGGTGCCTTGCTACAGGAGTTTGCCATTGTTCCTGGGGCCGAAATGCAGCAGACGCTGCAAGCGCTCTACGTCGCGTCTCTTCACCACAGCTCGTACGATGAGCTTATCCCCCTTCTATATCGCAATGGCCTTTCTCAAGACTGCAACGGATGGCGCGATCTGTTCATAAACCACCACGACCTGCCTCAACCAACAGCCGAGTCCCAGCCGTACTTGAAGTACCTCGCTCGTTACTATCCGACCATCACTCTTGAACTTGAGGAGCAGATGATCGTGGGTTTGAACTCATCGACGTATTGGGATGTCCACTACGACTCTCTTTGGGATGCTATGAAGCAGTACACGCACGGCGATGATAGCGACTCCCCAGGAAGACGACACAGTGATACGCTGGGTGCACGTTGGTTCGCAAGTTCTTGGGTACCGCTCGATTTTGCAATCCATGCTGTTCATGCGCTGGGCGTGCGCCAAATCGGTCCTCTGTCGTTGCAGTCGATTGCATTGCGTGAGCCTATCGCACACCGAGTCGTGGCTCGAATTGAGCAGTTGCGCAAAATCAACATCGATATTGGCCATTCCGCATACTCGCAGGTTCTAAAACGGTTTGCCGAGAACGAGGACAACGAACTGCTGCATGAATTGCTGCATACAGACATCCACCCTGACGTCTTTGACGACCCCCCAATGCTGGCTAGCATCCGTGACAAAGCCTTGAAAGAGGGGGCCTGGGAGACGCATCGGCTGCTGGTCGCAATCCAACCCGCCATAGTCGAAGAGTCGGTCGACTTGACGTCGAATCTTTTACTGCAGGAAAGTGTCAAGTATGGCCAGAGCAGACAGGCTTTGGCTTTGCTGGACGACATGCGGACCATGAACATTGATGTGTCCATGTCGACGGTTCAACACATTTGCTGGAGCATCCTTGACATTCTGCCATGGAACCCAAAGACCACAGCCGTCAACCAAGAGGCTTTGAACACGGCCATAGCTTATCTTACGCGTCTGACGCTGCTCAAAAAGCCGGTTCACTCACATTATTGGCAAAAGATCATCTTCGGCCTCGGGAAATTTGGCCGCATCGGCGAGTTGGAAGAACTTTGTATCGGCATCATCGACACCTACGAGAAGCTCTGTATTTCAGAGGGCGGTTTATTGCCGGTTCATTACCTGGATGCGCCGCCGTTGGGTATGGATGGCTCAACCAATGATGTTCTCGTGCCAGCTGACCTGCCCATCGCCCACGAACATCACCCGGTGCGCCGGATCTTCGACAATGCCGCTTTGCACGCCGCGATCGTTCGATGGGGGTTTAAGGCAGGCTTCTCTAAACCCTGCAGCAGTTGGGGTCCTCTTCCCAGCAGCATGGCAGCCGCGTCCGAATATTCAGTCGCACGGGGTGTACGGTTTCTGGCTATTCTCAATGGAAGAGGTATTCCATTTCGGGCAGCCGTCGTTCAAGATCAGGTTGTGAGATGTCTAGCTCGAGCCTATTTGCCCCAGAACAAGGGAGCATCTCGCAGGAGGGTTGACCTGCCGCCGCTGAAAAACATGAGCGAACTGGTCAACAGAGCAGCCGGGCGTGATTTGCTACCCAGTACTGCCAAATTGCGGGACCTGATGGAGGACGTATACCCCGGAAAGAGCACAGCGAGTATGGCCACAAGAAGTTTCACATCATCTGTAATACCACACATGCCGTAG
- a CDS encoding ABC transporter produces the protein MATGVARSAVLLPHRVGSCPTTSNSLLATLPGLRNASTRSVSLQHSLLSQIRSVSSVPNRSSPLSRPVGPRCFAQRHPVPFAGKPQLPASIAILRYFSAGFPRHQQDSKPITDAQTAREENKDAKQAEPTMQDGEQLDDFQKTERAAKAAEVNLSAKLSKEGKSQGGKAGFSEIWRLIKIARPELRWLGIAMVFLVISSSVTMSIPFSVGRILDMATKDPAEDVRLFGLTMPQFFTALGVILTVGAVANFGRVILLRIVGERVVARLRSSLYRRTYVQDAEFFDANRVGDLISRLSSDTVIVGKSITQNISDGLRALFSGGAGFCVMVWLSPKLTGLLLIMLPPVAVGAFFYGRSIRNVSKGIQKNLGTLTKIAEERLGNVKTSQAFVGEVQEVGRYNNQVKKIFALGKKESTIAATFFASTGWAGNMTILAMLVVGGNFVREGAMSLGDLTSFMMYTAFAGSSLFGLSSFYSELMKGVGAASRLFELQDRKPGISQTVGLKVKSAQGPIKFSNVSFAYPTRPAVKIFNDLNFEIPWGSNVCVVGPSGGGKSTVAGLLLRFYNPTSGSITINGVDISRMNVKSLRRRIGMVAQEPVLFSGSIAENISYGKPNATRAEIIAAARQANCNFISDLPAGLDTQVGARGSQLSGGQKQRIAIARALIKDPDILILDEATSALDAESETLVNAALASLLKGKNTTISIAHRLSTIKRSDLIIVLSNNGGVAEIGKYTELAADNNSAFSKLMEWQMSGGELPDSRPGDRGHITESEEIESDLGREDPEGDVESQLQEEIKEHTRR, from the coding sequence ATGGCCACGGGAGTAGCGCGATCAGCGGTTTTGCTCCCGCACCGCGTTGGGAGCTGCCCAACGACATCGAACTCGTTGCTGGCGACTCTCCCCGGTCTGCGCAACGCCTCGACGAGATCAGTGTCTCTACAACACTCCCTCCTCTCACAGATCAGAAGCGTCAGCTCCGTACCTAATCGATCGTCACCTCTATCGCGGCCTGTTGGTCCTCGTTGCTTCGCGCAACGGCACCCGGTCCCGTTCGCTGGAAAGCCTCAGTTGCCCGCCTCGATCGCGATTTTGCGTTATTTCTCGGCTGGGTTCCCCAGACACCAACAAGACTCGAAACCTATTACAGACGCGCAGACAGCGCGTGAGGAGAACAAGGATGCGAAGCAGGCTGAGCCAACGATGCAGGATGGTGAACAGCTTGACGACTTCCAGAAGACCGAGAGGGCCGCCAAAGCcgccgaggtcaacctgAGCGCAAAGCTGTCGAAGGAGGGCAAGTCGCaaggcggcaaggccgggTTTTCCGAGATATGGCGGCTGATCAAGATTGCACGGCCGGAATTGCGGTGGCTCGGAATCGCCATGGTTTTCCTTGTCATCTCGTCCAGCGTCACAATGTCTATTCCGTTTTCCGTTGGCAGAATCCTCGACATGGCCACCAAGGATCCCGCTGAGGATGTGCGTCTGTTCGGCCTGACCATGCCGCAGTTTTTTACTGCCTTGGGTGTCATCTTGACAGTTGGAGCCGTGGCTAATTTCGGACGTGTGATTCTTCTACGCATTGTTGGCGAGAGGGTTGTCGCCCGCCTGCGGTCGTCCCTTTACAGGAGAACGTACGTCCAGGACGCCGAGTTTTTCGATGCGAACCGAGTCGGAGATCTCATCTCACGTCTCAGCTCTGATACCGTTATCGTTGGCAAGTCCATCACCCAGAACATCAGCGACGGTCTGAGGGCTCTGTTTAGCGGAGGAGCCGGCTTTTGTGTTATGGTCTGGCTCAGCCCGAAGTTGACTGGGCTGCTCCTCATCATGCTGCCCCCTGTTGCCGTCGGTGCTTTCTTCTATGGACGCTCAATCAGGAATGTGAGCAAGGGCATCCAGAAGAACTTGGGTACGCTGACCAAAATCGCTGAAGAGCGTCTCGGCAATGTGAAGACGAGTCAGGCgttcgtcggcgaggtccaaGAGGTTGGTCGCTACAATAATCAGGTCAAGAAGATATTTGCTCTGGGCAAGAAGGAGTCTACGATTGCAGCAACATTTTTTGCTTCGACGGGCTGGGCTGGCAACATGACCATCCTTGCCATGCTTGTTGTCGGTGGCAACTTTGTTCGCGAGGGGGCCATGAGCCTCGGCGACCTGACATCTTTCATGATGTACACTGCTTTCGCGGGCTCCAGCTTGTTCGGTCTCTCATCCTTCTACTCTGAGCTGATGAAGGGAGTTGGCGCTGCTAGTCGCTTGTTCGAGCTCCAGGACCGGAAGCCTGGCATTTCCCAAACCGTTGGACTTAAGGTTAAGTCGGCACAAGGTCCCATCAAATTCTCCAACGTCTCGTTTGCCTATCCCACGCGACCGGCAGTCAAGATCTTCAACGACCTGAACTTCGAAATCCCTTGGGGCAGCAACGTTTGTGTAGTGGGACCATCCGGTGGCGGCAAGTCAACTGTTGCTGGTCTGCTCCTGCGGTTCTACAACCCCACCTCCGGTTCTATCACCATTAACGGCGTCGACATTTCAAGAATGAACGTCAAGTCTTTGCGGCGTCGCATCGGCATGGTCGCGCAAGAGCCCGTTCTGTTCTCCGGCAGTATTGCCGAGAACATTTCATACGGCAAACCTAACGCCACCCGCGCAGAAATAATCGCGGCTGCTCGCCAGGCGAACTGCAATTTTATCAGCGATCTTCCCGCCGGCTTAGATACGCAGGTCGGCGCCCGAGGCTCTCAGCTCTCAGGGGGGCAGAAACAGCGCATCGCCATCGCACGAGCACTGATTAAAGACCCTGACATCCTCATTCTTGACGAagccacctcggccttggaCGCAGAGTCTGAGACACTCGTCAACGCCGCTCTTGCATCGTTGCTCAAGGGCAAAAACACGACCATCTCGATTGCGCACCGACTGTCGACCATCAAGCGATCGGATCTCATCATTGTGCTTTCTAACAATGGCGGGGTTGCCGAGATTGGGAAATACACGGAGCTGGCGGCCGACAACAACAGCGCGTTTAGCAAGCTCATGGAGTGGCAGATGAGCGGCGGTGAGCTTCCCGACTCTCGCCCCGGCGACAGAGGCCATATTACAGAGTCCGAAGAGATTGAGTCGGACCTTGGGCGAGAGGACCCCGAGGGGGATGTAGAGAGCCAGCTGCAGgaggagatcaaggagcATACACGGCGGTGA
- a CDS encoding SNARE domain-containing protein, translated as MWRDRTNLYISYRQSYAHHPTKRTKYSGAAGGNSFGDAFPGNSSYASGNDDTRGLLSAGAFEDDGDAVIEMDLLPPRWADVSDEITDLLADIATKSQVLERLHQKHVLPGFNDDDAKKAEEREIETLTQQITKGFHDCHRCIQRVEQMVRESKHAGTITGAEETMAKNIQTSLASRVQDSSALFRKKQSAYLKKLRGMSGLSSGAGVPGDRGSTPQPSSSYMDPSMLESDADRSFSQSTLQATQQKLLQSNDAAIIQREREIEDIAQGIIELADIFRDLQNMVIDQGTMLDRIDYNVERMTTDVKGAEKELVVAAGYQKKTTKRKIILLLILIIAGMIILLVIKPKKHGGDE; from the exons ATGTGGCGAGATCGCACGAACCT TTATATTTCCTATCGGCAGTCATACGCGCACCATCCGACGAAACGGACGAAGTATAGTGGTGCCGCCGGTGGGAATAGCTTCGGTGATGCCTTTCCAGGAAACAGCAGTTATGCCAGTGGCAATGATGACACGCGTGGCCTCCTCTCGGCCGGCGCCTTCGAGGACGATGGAGACGCCGTTATAGAAATGGACCTCCTCCCCCCGCGTTGGGCGGACGTATCCGACGAGATCACCGACTTGCTCGCCGACATAGCCACCAAGAGCCAGGTGCTCGAGCGCTTGCACCAAAAGCATGTGCTGCCAGGTTtcaacgacgatgacgcaAAAAAGGCAGAGGAGCGCGAGATCGAGACCCTCACCCAACAGATCACAAAGGGCTTTCACGACTGCCATCGCTGCATCCAACGAGTCGAGCAGATGGTTAGGGAGTCCAAGCATGCGGGAACGATAACCGGTGCGGAGGAGACCATGGCCAAGAACATACAGACATCACTAGCCTCAAGGGTACAAGATTCAAGCGCGCTCTTTAGGAAGAAGCAGAGCGCATATTTGAAGA AATTGCGCGGGATGAGCGGTCTCAGTAGCGGTGCAGGCGTACCGGGCGATCGGGGATCGACACCGCAACCTTCGAGCTCGTATATGGACCCGTCGATGCTCGAGTCTGACGCCGACAGGTCCTTCTCGCAGTCCACGCTCCAGGCAACGCAGCAAAAGCTTCTGCAATCCAACGACGCGGCCATTATCCAACGTGAGAGGGAGATCGAGGACATTGCACAGGGCATTATTGAGCTTGCCGACATATTCCGCGACTTGCAAAATATGGTCATTGATCAGGGTACCATGCTGGACCGGATAGACTACAACGTTGAGCGCATGACTACGGATGTTAAGGGAgccgagaaggagctcgttgtcgccgccgggtACCAAAAGAAGACGACCAAGCGGAAGATCATCCTCCTCCTGATTCTTATTATAGCGGGTATGATCATTCTGCTCGTCATCAAGCCGAAGAAGCATGGGGGCGATGAGTAG
- a CDS encoding Hydrolase: MATETQGTFEVDGHKLHSTTWTPQGPIKAKLIFVHGFSDHVGRYHELFPYLASRGIQVFSWDQRGWGRSAPKPADRGLTGSTSRVIADVAAFIRDKIPSSSSADANAPVFVMGHSMGGGQVLVLASNPQYNDLVAQVRGWLLESPFIAFTPGQEPSFLKVFFGKLASRVLPRQQLVNEIPAENLTRDPVVQQSIRDDDMLHNTGTLEGLAGMLERTDALANGKMRLSPEVKSLWLGHGTEDKTTCFHASKKWLGAQSIDDSTHKPYEGAYHQLHADLCKDEFFKDVGDWILERAGETMARPESKL, from the exons ATGGCCACCGAAACTCAGGGCACCTTTGAGGTGGACGGTCACAAGTTACATAGCACGACATGGACG CCGCAAGGCCCGATCAAGGCTAAGCTCATCTTCGTCCATGGCTTCAGCGACCACGTAGGCCGCTACCACGAGCTGTTCCCGTACCTCGCGAGCCGCGGCATCCAGGTCTTCAGCTGGGACCAGCGTGGATGGGGCCGCAGCGCCCCGAAACCCGCTGATAGGGGCCTCACGGGCTCGACATCGCGCGTGATCGCCGACGTGGCCGCCTTCATCCGCGATAAAAtcccgtcttcgtcctcggcggaCGCGAATGCACCCGTCTTCGTGATGGGTCACTccatgggcggcggccaggtccTCGTGCTAGCGAGCAATCCGCAGTACAAcgatctcgtcgcccaggTGCGTGGGTGGCTCCTCGAGAGCCCCTTCATTGCCTTCACGCCCGGTCAAGAGCCTAGCTTCCTCAAGGTCTTCTTCGGCAAGCTCGCGAGCCGCGTGCTGCCGCGCCAACAGCTCGTCAACGAGATTCCCGCAGAGAACCTCACGCGCGACCCGGTGGTGCAGCAGAGCATCCGCGACGATGATATGTTGCACAACACAGGCACACTGGAAGGGCTCGCGGGCATGCTCGAGAGAACAGACGCGCTCGCTAACGGCAAGATGCGACTCAGCCCAGAGGTTAAGAGCCTGTGGCTCGGCCACGGCACCGAGGACAAGACGACATGCTTCCATGCCAGCAAGAAGTGGCTCGGCGCCCAGAGCATCGACGACAGCACGCACAAGCCGTACGAGGGCGCGTACCATCAGCTGCACGCGGACTTGTGCAAGGACGAGTTCTTCAAGGATGTCGGGGACTGGATCCTCGAGAGGGCCGGGGAGACTATGGCAAGGCCCGAGTCCAAGCTGTAG
- a CDS encoding Duf618 domain protein, giving the protein MAYNDDAVLAKLSALNESHDSIATAAQWIMFHKRHADRTVQLWLQRLRDSTSTKRLSLIYLANEVTQQSKARHKEDFLTAFSPVIAEATALAYKGAPAEIQNKLRRVMDVWKDRFIFEPPVQQAIEARIDELDKARGTAKATFTGPAVGGPSIPAELTPLVTSYQDVSKLNLPTKTAISTANQDFEKVTDPSTPVPSAPVYAARLNGLLKSLASAEGAVAECVKARKGLIGELEKLLSASQEALTNDEKQYAELTSRKAETEEKRREIEQAIMRGLPAHEASQSPGNGTSKTPEPERPEIEALTPPPVEAFTPPSVEALTPPPVHDEPAVLHHADADRARSASSQRFQPPAASGIEMLSALASQYQSIPVSANGANKRRRLDGDDFPDLGGDDGIDADVAEMLRKESNGSA; this is encoded by the exons ATGGCCTACAATGATGATGCTGTGCTGGCAAAGCTGTCAGCCTTGAATGAGAGCCATGATAGCATTGCAACTGCGGCACAATGGATCATGTTCCACAA GCGACATGCAGATCGCACAGTGCAGCTCTGGCTGCAGCGCCTTCGTGATTCAACAAGCACCAAGAGACTGAGCTTAATCTACCTGGCAAACG AGGTCACCCAGCAGTCAAAGGCCAGGCACAAGGAGGATTTTCTCACCGCTTTCTCTCCGGTTATTGCAGAGGCGACAGCATTGGCCTATAAGGGCGCCCCAGCTGAGATCCAAAACAAGCTCAGAAGAGTCATGGACGTATGGAAGGATCGCTTCATATTTGAGCCGCCTGTTCAGCAGGCCATCGAGGCGCGCATTGATG AACTTGACAAGGCCCGCGGAACTGCAAAGGCAACCTTTACCGGCCCTGCGGTCGGTGGCCCGTCTATTCCTGCAGAGCTTACTCCGCTCGTCACCTCGTATCAGGACGTCTCGAAGCTCAACCTGCCCACCAAGACGGCCATCAGCACGGCCAACCAAGACTTTGAGAAGGTCACAGACCCCTCGACGCCTGTGCCTTCGGCCCCCGTCTACGCTGCGCGCCTCAACGGGCTATTGAAGAGCCTAGCCAGTGCCGAGGGCGCTGTTGCTGAATGTGTCAAGGCCCGAAAGGGTCTCATTGGCGAACTCGAAAAGCTTCTCAGCGCAAGTCAGGAGGCGCTGACTAACGACGAAAAGCAGTACGCCGAATTGACCTCGCGgaaggccgagaccgaggagaagagacgCGAGATCGAGCAGGCCATTATGCGTGGTCTGCCTGCCCACGAGGCTTCGCAATCCCCGGGCAACGGAACATCCAAGACCCCAGAGCCGGAGAGGCCGGAGATTGAGGCGCTCACTCCCCCGCCCGTCGAGGCTTTCACGCCGCCGTCTGTGGAGGCACTGACGCCTCCACCTGTTCACGATGAGCCAGCTGTCCTTCACCATGCAGATGCCGACCGCGCACGCTCGGCGTCAAGCCAGCGATTCCAGCCGCCCGCCGCATCTGGCATTGAAATGCTGTCTGCTCTCGCCTCCCAGTACCAGTCGATCCCTGTCTCGGCCAACGGCGCGAACAAGAGACGTCGACTTGATGGAGATGATTTCCCGGACCTCGGAGGTGACGATGGCATTGATGCCGACGTGGCTGAGATGCTACGCAAGGAGAGCAACGGCAGCGCTTGA